A region from the Prevotella melaninogenica genome encodes:
- the traK gene encoding conjugative transposon protein TraK, whose protein sequence is MEFKSLKNIETSFRQIRLFTLVVVCLCTALAGYSVWSAYSFAEAQRQKIYVLDGGKSLMLALSQDLSQNRPAEAKEHVRRFHELFFTLSPDKSAIEGNISRALLLADKSAYNYYRDFSERGYYNRIVAGNINQVVQVDSVLCDFDRYPYAVRTYARQMIIRATNVTERSLVTVCRLLNTSRSDDNPNGFNIEGFEIVENKDISTRKR, encoded by the coding sequence ATGGAATTTAAGTCATTAAAGAATATCGAAACAAGTTTCAGGCAGATACGCCTCTTTACCTTGGTCGTCGTCTGCCTGTGTACCGCCCTTGCGGGCTATTCGGTATGGAGTGCCTACTCCTTTGCCGAAGCCCAGAGGCAGAAAATCTATGTGTTGGATGGCGGTAAGTCGCTGATGCTCGCCTTGTCGCAGGATCTGTCGCAGAACAGACCCGCAGAAGCCAAGGAGCATGTGCGCCGCTTCCACGAGTTGTTCTTCACCCTTTCGCCCGATAAGAGTGCCATTGAGGGGAATATCTCCCGTGCGCTGCTCTTGGCGGACAAGAGTGCCTACAATTACTATCGGGATTTCTCCGAGAGAGGGTACTACAACCGTATCGTGGCAGGAAACATCAATCAGGTCGTGCAGGTGGACAGCGTGCTCTGTGACTTCGACCGCTATCCCTACGCGGTACGGACGTATGCCCGGCAGATGATTATCCGTGCCACCAACGTGACCGAGCGCAGTCTCGTGACCGTATGCCGCCTGCTCAATACGAGCCGCAGCGATGACAATCCGAACGGTTTCAATATCGAAGGATTCGAGATTGTGGAGAACAAGGACATCAGTACCCGTAAGCGATGA
- a CDS encoding TraL conjugative transposon family protein has product MKKKSLFRMMQEGAEARLRRLCGRIPAHLRLYVVLTMLLFFAFLANYVFFSGLFRLFSDGDSEEETLPAIEHIEAPDVRRLYPKDSINLLKYYDYVPIQKKDSLRYEHLA; this is encoded by the coding sequence ATGAAAAAGAAAAGTCTGTTCCGAATGATGCAGGAGGGAGCGGAGGCAAGACTCCGCCGCCTGTGCGGACGCATCCCCGCTCACCTGAGGCTGTATGTCGTCCTGACGATGCTTCTTTTCTTCGCTTTCCTTGCCAATTATGTTTTCTTCAGCGGTTTGTTCCGCCTCTTCTCCGACGGAGACTCCGAGGAGGAAACGTTACCGGCAATCGAGCATATAGAAGCTCCTGACGTAAGGCGGCTCTATCCCAAAGACAGTATCAACCTATTAAAGTATTACGATTATGTTCCCATTCAAAAGAAAGACAGCCTCCGATACGAGCACCTCGCCTGA
- the traM gene encoding conjugative transposon protein TraM produces the protein MFPFKRKTASDTSTSPELTEEERQRRKKFIIYPLMFLLFAGSMWLIFAPSEKEEEKQSKGFNTEVPDPQASELIGDKKKAYEKEMMEQKEQERSRAMQSLSSMFGEMTGGQPVQSSEELALKTNLSERDNGFGSRTTAPQEGFHASASAYQDINRTLGSFYEMPREDPEKEEMRTRLKELESRMSNEQQSPAITVNDQMALLEKSYQLAAKYMPAGGRGQSVPAALPSTSGSETASERKAVATTRNGKAVAFPVAPVSEQVVSALAQPMSDSTFRSEYVKERNYIFHTAIGTAPLTEKNTISACVHTRQTVTDGQTVRFRLLEPMLVSGKEIPRNTSVVGVAKIQGERLNVLISSLEYHGNIIPVELAVYDTDGQAGIFIPGSMERSAAKEIVAGMGTSAGSSMNFSTDAGAQLAADLGKGLIQGTSQYFSKKMRSVKVHLKAGYKVLIYQPENK, from the coding sequence ATGTTCCCATTCAAAAGAAAGACAGCCTCCGATACGAGCACCTCGCCTGAGCTGACGGAGGAAGAGAGACAAAGGCGAAAGAAGTTTATCATTTACCCCCTGATGTTTCTGCTTTTTGCAGGCTCTATGTGGCTCATCTTCGCTCCTTCGGAGAAAGAGGAGGAGAAACAGTCAAAGGGCTTCAATACGGAAGTACCGGATCCGCAAGCCTCGGAACTCATCGGCGACAAGAAGAAAGCCTATGAAAAGGAGATGATGGAACAGAAGGAGCAGGAACGAAGTCGTGCCATGCAAAGCCTCAGTTCCATGTTCGGCGAGATGACAGGAGGGCAACCGGTGCAGAGTTCCGAAGAGTTGGCCTTGAAGACGAATTTGTCGGAAAGAGACAACGGTTTCGGCTCTCGCACTACTGCTCCGCAGGAGGGATTCCATGCTTCGGCTTCCGCTTACCAAGACATCAACCGCACGCTCGGCAGTTTCTATGAGATGCCGAGAGAAGATCCGGAAAAGGAGGAAATGCGTACCCGTTTGAAGGAGTTGGAAAGTCGTATGAGTAATGAACAACAGTCGCCCGCTATAACCGTGAACGACCAGATGGCTCTGCTTGAAAAGTCCTATCAGCTGGCAGCCAAGTATATGCCCGCAGGAGGCAGGGGGCAGTCCGTTCCCGCTGCTCTTCCTTCGACTTCGGGGAGTGAGACGGCTTCCGAAAGGAAAGCGGTCGCAACCACCCGAAACGGGAAGGCGGTAGCCTTTCCCGTTGCCCCCGTGAGCGAACAAGTGGTGTCGGCTCTGGCACAGCCGATGAGCGACTCGACTTTCCGCTCCGAATATGTCAAGGAGAGGAACTACATATTCCATACCGCCATCGGAACAGCCCCGCTGACGGAGAAGAATACCATCTCCGCCTGTGTGCATACCCGGCAGACGGTTACGGACGGGCAAACGGTACGTTTCCGTCTCTTGGAACCGATGCTGGTATCCGGCAAGGAAATCCCTCGGAACACCTCGGTGGTCGGCGTGGCGAAGATACAGGGTGAACGCCTGAACGTACTCATCTCTTCGCTGGAATATCACGGGAACATCATCCCCGTGGAGTTGGCGGTGTACGATACGGACGGACAAGCAGGGATATTCATCCCCGGCTCGATGGAGCGCAGTGCCGCCAAGGAGATTGTCGCAGGAATGGGTACTTCCGCAGGCAGCAGTATGAACTTCTCCACCGATGCGGGCGCACAGCTTGCCGCTGATTTGGGGAAGGGACTGATACAAGGCACTTCGCAGTATTTCTCAAAGAAAATGCGCTCCGTCAAGGTACATCTCAAAGCAGGATACAAGGTATTGATCTACCAACCTGAAAACAAGTAA
- the traN gene encoding conjugative transposon protein TraN, protein MRRTVLAIALMLGAVCANAQETTSSGDLYEGLTRKIAFERMIPPHGLEITYDKTVHIIFPSTVRYVDLGSPNLIAGKADGAENVIRVKATVKEFREETNMSVITEDGAFYTFNVKYADEPLLLNVEMTDFIHDGASVNRPNNAMEVYLKELGSESPMLVRLIMKSIHKENRRTVKHIGSKSFGIQYLLKGLYSHNGLLYFHTELRNKSNVPFDIDFITFKIVDKKVAKQTAMQEQVLLPLRAYNYVTCVAGQKSGRTVFTLQKFTIPDDKQLIVEMHEKNGGRHQSFIVENEDLVRAREINELKVK, encoded by the coding sequence ATGAGAAGAACAGTTTTAGCCATCGCCCTGATGCTGGGCGCAGTCTGTGCCAACGCACAGGAAACGACTTCAAGCGGAGACCTCTATGAGGGTCTGACCCGCAAAATTGCCTTTGAGCGGATGATACCGCCTCACGGTCTGGAAATCACCTATGACAAGACAGTGCACATCATCTTCCCCTCTACCGTCCGCTATGTCGATTTGGGTTCGCCCAATCTCATTGCGGGAAAGGCGGACGGAGCGGAGAACGTTATCCGTGTGAAAGCGACGGTCAAGGAGTTCCGTGAGGAGACGAATATGAGCGTCATCACGGAGGACGGTGCGTTTTACACATTTAATGTCAAGTATGCTGATGAACCGCTGCTTTTGAACGTGGAGATGACGGACTTCATTCATGACGGTGCGAGCGTAAACCGCCCGAACAACGCGATGGAGGTCTATCTAAAGGAACTCGGCAGCGAGAGTCCAATGCTGGTAAGGCTCATCATGAAGTCCATCCATAAGGAGAACAGGCGTACCGTCAAGCACATCGGCAGCAAGTCCTTCGGCATTCAGTACCTGCTCAAAGGGTTGTACTCGCACAACGGACTGCTGTACTTCCATACGGAACTGCGCAACAAGTCCAATGTACCGTTCGACATCGACTTCATCACGTTCAAGATCGTGGACAAAAAGGTCGCCAAACAGACGGCCATGCAGGAGCAGGTACTGCTTCCGCTGCGTGCCTACAACTATGTTACCTGCGTGGCGGGACAGAAGAGCGGTCGCACGGTATTCACCCTGCAAAAGTTCACCATCCCCGATGACAAGCAGCTCATTGTGGAGATGCACGAGAAGAACGGTGGAAGACACCAGTCTTTCATTGTGGAGAATGAAGACCTTGTGCGTGCAAGGGAAATCAACGAACTCAAAGTGAAGTAG
- a CDS encoding conjugal transfer protein TraO: MRKSLFFLFVVSLALFAGQAHAQRCLPKMKGIRLTAGMADGFYSPSSKNETGYSFGASLATYTKGGHQWVLGAEYLRRYHPYRESRIPVEQFTGEGGFFSGVLSDGSKTFFLSAGISALAGYETVNGGKKQLFDGSTLHNKDGFIYGGAITLQAETYLSDRLVLLLYGRERCLWGGSTGRFHTQYGVGLKIMLD; this comes from the coding sequence ATGAGAAAGTCTTTGTTTTTCCTGTTTGTCGTGTCGCTTGCCCTCTTTGCAGGGCAGGCGCACGCCCAGCGTTGTCTGCCCAAGATGAAAGGTATACGCCTGACCGCTGGTATGGCGGACGGTTTTTATTCTCCCTCTTCCAAGAATGAAACGGGCTATTCGTTCGGGGCTTCGCTTGCCACCTACACCAAAGGCGGGCATCAATGGGTGCTTGGGGCGGAGTATCTCCGCAGATACCACCCTTATCGGGAGAGCCGTATTCCTGTGGAGCAGTTCACGGGCGAGGGAGGTTTCTTCTCTGGCGTGCTTTCAGACGGAAGTAAAACCTTTTTCCTATCAGCAGGTATTTCCGCCTTGGCGGGCTATGAGACGGTCAATGGTGGAAAGAAACAGCTCTTTGATGGCTCCACACTACATAATAAAGACGGTTTTATTTACGGTGGGGCAATCACCCTACAGGCGGAGACCTATCTGAGTGACCGCCTTGTACTGCTGCTCTACGGCAGGGAACGTTGTCTGTGGGGAGGCTCTACGGGGCGTTTTCATACACAGTACGGTGTCGGACTGAAAATCATGCTGGACTGA
- a CDS encoding toprim domain-containing protein gives MDARQMREIPIADFLNAMGIHPTKQKGNALWYSAPYRMERRPSFKVDINRNVWFDFGIGKGGDIFDLAGEFIGSEDFLLRAAFIARNGAYPLPIIEHPQRNEEKEPVFNDIWVRPLQDTRLLGYLEERGINAHVAIPNCEEVRYRVRGKRYYAIGFRNMSGGLELRNRIFKGCIPPKDISLKRNGSDVCSVFEGFMDYLSAMQLGIIASDWLVLNSVSNVEKAVKVLQGYERIECFLDNDEAGRRTFQRLHDCFGERVIDRSSLYADHKDLNEFLLSKNVGNNV, from the coding sequence ATGGATGCACGACAGATGAGAGAGATTCCCATTGCGGACTTCCTGAACGCAATGGGGATTCATCCGACTAAACAGAAAGGAAATGCCTTGTGGTATTCCGCTCCGTACCGCATGGAGCGGAGACCCTCCTTCAAGGTTGATATAAATAGAAACGTATGGTTCGACTTTGGCATTGGCAAAGGCGGAGACATCTTTGACTTGGCAGGAGAGTTTATCGGAAGCGAGGATTTCCTCCTGCGGGCGGCATTCATTGCACGGAACGGAGCTTATCCGCTTCCCATAATAGAACATCCACAAAGGAATGAAGAGAAAGAACCCGTCTTCAATGATATTTGGGTGCGACCGTTGCAGGATACCAGACTGCTGGGTTATCTGGAAGAACGAGGAATCAATGCCCACGTTGCCATCCCCAACTGCGAGGAGGTGAGGTATCGTGTACGGGGCAAGCGGTACTATGCCATCGGCTTCCGTAATATGAGTGGAGGACTGGAATTGCGCAACCGTATCTTCAAGGGTTGCATACCGCCCAAAGACATTTCACTGAAGCGCAACGGCTCGGACGTCTGTTCCGTCTTTGAGGGCTTTATGGATTATCTCTCTGCTATGCAATTAGGTATCATCGCTTCGGACTGGCTTGTCCTTAATTCCGTTTCCAACGTGGAGAAGGCGGTGAAAGTCTTGCAGGGCTATGAGAGGATAGAATGCTTCCTCGACAATGACGAGGCGGGGAGAAGGACTTTTCAGAGACTACACGACTGTTTCGGAGAGAGGGTCATCGACCGTTCCTCCCTGTATGCCGACCACAAGGATTTGAATGAGTTTCTGCTTTCCAAGAATGTAGGGAACAATGTATAA
- a CDS encoding DUF3872 domain-containing protein, which yields MKKKILNTIWVMGVLVLAGFCLSACNHELDIQQAYPFTVETMPVQKHIVKGQTAEIRCTLKRQGRFEDARYTIRYFQPDGKGLLKMDDGTVFKPNDRYPLTKEVFRLYYTSASSDQQTIDVYVEDNFGQTEKLSFEFNSQKDEEKEKTNGDKK from the coding sequence ATGAAAAAGAAAATATTGAATACGATTTGGGTAATGGGAGTGCTTGTCCTCGCCGGGTTTTGTCTATCTGCTTGTAATCACGAGTTGGATATTCAGCAGGCGTACCCCTTCACGGTAGAGACGATGCCGGTGCAGAAGCACATCGTCAAGGGACAGACGGCGGAGATACGCTGTACGCTCAAACGGCAGGGACGGTTTGAAGACGCACGCTATACCATTAGATACTTTCAACCTGATGGAAAGGGACTGCTGAAGATGGACGACGGCACGGTGTTCAAACCCAATGACCGTTACCCTCTTACAAAAGAGGTGTTCAGGCTATACTATACCTCTGCTTCCTCTGACCAGCAGACGATAGATGTGTATGTGGAGGACAATTTCGGACAGACGGAAAAACTCTCGTTTGAGTTTAACAGTCAAAAGGACGAGGAAAAGGAGAAAACGAATGGGGACAAGAAGTAA
- a CDS encoding glycoside hydrolase family protein, with amino-acid sequence MGTRSKLLVLSFCLVCLSCFRLSAQEGGKALFSLPPFERAVVCIKHFEGLHGLKDAPYVGYGHQLLLGEHFTAAMTERQADSMLRVDLMKRLMIFKDYGKDALLLAVLSYNVGTGRLLGYGKHPKSQLLRKIESGDRNFYHEFVSFCRYKGKVLRGLVKRRKVEFVLFYIP; translated from the coding sequence ATGGGGACAAGAAGTAAACTTCTCGTTTTATCGTTCTGCCTTGTTTGCCTATCCTGCTTCCGCCTTTCCGCTCAGGAGGGCGGAAAGGCTCTCTTTTCACTACCGCCGTTCGAGCGTGCCGTTGTCTGCATCAAACACTTCGAGGGCTTACACGGACTCAAGGACGCTCCCTATGTCGGATACGGGCATCAGCTCTTACTGGGCGAACACTTCACGGCAGCAATGACGGAACGGCAGGCGGACTCTATGCTCCGTGTAGACCTGATGAAGCGTCTGATGATATTCAAGGACTACGGCAAGGATGCCCTGCTGCTTGCCGTTCTGTCCTACAACGTTGGAACGGGCAGGTTGCTGGGATATGGTAAACACCCCAAAAGCCAATTGCTGCGAAAGATAGAGTCGGGCGACAGGAATTTCTACCATGAATTTGTCTCTTTCTGCCGATACAAGGGCAAAGTCCTCAGGGGGCTTGTCAAACGACGAAAAGTAGAGTTTGTCCTGTTTTATATACCCTGA